In Halobacterium sp. R2-5, the following are encoded in one genomic region:
- a CDS encoding zinc ribbon domain-containing protein: protein MEWGLFVLAVVLVAALQFAVWRRLQSEDAGTPDSSGVSERVQPTDVRAKQDGTTLLCPSCGAENDANYTFCRECVAQLQP from the coding sequence ATGGAATGGGGGTTGTTCGTGCTCGCGGTGGTGCTCGTGGCGGCCCTGCAGTTCGCCGTGTGGCGGCGCCTCCAGAGCGAGGACGCGGGCACGCCGGACTCCTCGGGCGTCAGCGAGCGCGTCCAGCCGACGGACGTGCGCGCGAAGCAGGACGGCACGACGCTGCTGTGTCCGTCCTGCGGCGCCGAGAACGACGCTAACTACACGTTCTGCCGCGAGTGCGTCGCGCAGCTGCAGCCGTGA
- a CDS encoding acyltransferase, whose translation MTKRHVSLPDGAEATLRGFVSEVDDRLAAASEPDELADAVTETLVDLNGARDAYESWQNDGDVSPTAAARLANFDPRNATLESEYYAEKDEDAFARSKPLQWLWRQFDNTPLADNVEFALRFRRMLAGHLFESVGDGVRLFKGISMTYGHNIEMGDNVVVHDDVHLDDRGDLDVGDRASISDGVHIYTHDHDVVDQTEVENYHTVIDDDARVTQGALVRAGVRVGENAVVGSRAVVQNDVPDHHIAVGMPAKSIKIKPGWESVAEPVEDAGVNRQAERRLDDEVPDDIDVFDEFQRDRSPPDA comes from the coding sequence ATGACCAAGCGCCACGTCTCCCTCCCGGACGGCGCGGAGGCGACCCTCCGCGGGTTCGTCTCGGAGGTAGACGACCGACTCGCGGCCGCGAGCGAACCCGACGAGCTCGCGGACGCCGTCACGGAGACGCTCGTGGACCTCAACGGCGCCCGGGACGCCTACGAGAGCTGGCAGAACGACGGCGACGTGTCGCCGACGGCGGCCGCGCGGCTCGCGAACTTCGACCCGCGGAACGCCACCCTCGAGTCCGAGTACTACGCCGAGAAGGACGAGGACGCGTTCGCGCGCTCGAAGCCCCTCCAGTGGCTGTGGCGGCAGTTCGACAACACGCCGCTGGCGGACAACGTGGAGTTCGCGCTGCGCTTCCGCCGGATGCTCGCCGGCCACCTCTTCGAGAGCGTCGGCGACGGCGTCCGGCTGTTCAAAGGCATCTCGATGACGTACGGTCACAACATCGAGATGGGGGACAACGTCGTCGTCCACGACGACGTTCACCTCGACGACCGCGGCGACCTCGACGTCGGTGACCGCGCGAGCATCAGCGACGGCGTCCACATCTACACGCACGACCACGACGTCGTCGACCAGACCGAAGTCGAGAACTACCACACCGTCATCGACGACGACGCCCGCGTCACGCAGGGCGCGCTCGTCCGCGCCGGCGTCCGCGTCGGCGAGAACGCCGTCGTCGGGTCGCGGGCGGTCGTCCAGAACGACGTCCCCGACCACCACATCGCGGTCGGGATGCCCGCCAAGAGCATCAAGATCAAGCCCGGCTGGGAGTCCGTCGCCGAACCGGTCGAGGACGCGGGCGTGAACCGGCAAGCCGAGCGCCGCCTCGACGACGAAGTCCCCGACGACATCGACGTCTTCGACGAGTTCCAGCGCGACCGCAGCCCGCCAGACGCGTGA
- a CDS encoding aldo/keto reductase gives MQHRELGNSGVEVSEVGFGAWVVGTDWWGDRDEDDALEMVEYALDQGITYFDTGDVYGHGRSEELLGEVLAERGDEMTVATKVGYDFYNNPQAGHGELPKEMDVEYLRDAVEQSLDRLGVDHVDVLQLHNPDVGELTPDVLELLDELREDGTADAIGVALGPSIGWLAEGEKAIEEAFDSVQYVGNVLEQDVHSHFVEYVREQDAATSLIPRVPHSSGLLNEQVTPDTELGEGDHRGFRPDEWYETGWEKVDTLRFLERDGERTMGQAAIQWLLSFDEVATVTPTFRSKADVDEWAATPETPALSDEEQRRVADLYEDNFGVDRFDGMSHEDYRTSVDGEDLQDAGLIGSAD, from the coding sequence ATGCAACACCGCGAACTCGGGAACTCCGGGGTCGAAGTCAGCGAAGTCGGATTCGGCGCGTGGGTCGTCGGCACCGACTGGTGGGGGGACCGCGACGAGGACGACGCCCTCGAGATGGTGGAGTACGCCCTCGACCAGGGCATCACGTACTTCGACACGGGCGACGTCTACGGCCACGGCCGCAGCGAGGAGCTCCTCGGGGAGGTGCTCGCCGAGCGCGGCGACGAGATGACCGTCGCGACGAAGGTCGGCTACGACTTCTACAACAACCCGCAGGCGGGCCACGGCGAGCTCCCGAAGGAGATGGACGTGGAGTACCTCCGGGACGCCGTCGAGCAGAGCCTCGACCGCCTCGGCGTCGACCACGTCGACGTGCTCCAGCTCCACAACCCGGACGTCGGCGAGCTCACGCCGGACGTCCTCGAACTGCTGGACGAGCTCCGCGAGGACGGCACGGCGGACGCCATCGGCGTCGCGCTCGGCCCGTCCATCGGCTGGCTCGCGGAGGGCGAGAAGGCCATCGAGGAGGCGTTCGACTCGGTCCAGTACGTCGGGAACGTGCTCGAACAGGACGTCCACAGCCACTTCGTGGAGTACGTCCGCGAGCAGGACGCCGCCACGTCCCTGATTCCGCGCGTCCCGCACTCCTCGGGCCTCCTGAACGAGCAGGTCACCCCGGACACGGAGCTCGGCGAGGGCGACCACCGCGGCTTCCGCCCGGACGAGTGGTACGAGACGGGCTGGGAGAAGGTCGACACGCTGCGCTTCTTGGAGCGCGACGGCGAGCGCACGATGGGACAGGCGGCTATCCAGTGGCTCCTGAGCTTCGACGAGGTCGCGACCGTCACGCCGACGTTCCGCTCGAAGGCCGACGTCGACGAGTGGGCGGCCACGCCGGAAACGCCCGCGCTCAGCGACGAGGAGCAACGGCGCGTCGCCGACCTCTACGAGGACAACTTCGGCGTCGACCGCTTCGACGGCATGAGCCACGAGGACTACCGCACGAGCGTCGACGGCGAGGACCTCCAGGACGCCGGCCTCATCGGTTCTGCTGACTGA
- a CDS encoding heme-binding protein: protein MVDAPQTEEGWFALHDFRTVDWDAWRDAPERDRESALAEAESFLEHREALADADEGDSAVFSITGHKADLLFVHFRESLDELDRIERQFEGTTFAEYTEQSYSYVSVTEISGYTSPEYFEDPDSVDEGLRNYMEGKLTPEIPEDTYVSFYPMSKRRQPEQNWYDLSFEERAELMAGHGEVGKQYAGKISQVIASSVGLDDWEWGVTLFADDLTDVKDIVYEMRFDPASSKYGEFGDFYVGRRFPPEDLSAYMAGEEVPAPEDAHHDHGESEHSHGRGGHGDGHSHGDSDGHHDHGGDEDSESIRGELEDLDIYAGQPHGEDVYATVLYSEADVDELFEEVEGLRENFDHYGTHVKTAVYDGRKTDRAAVVSIWDTASAADTAAGFLSELPDVVSREGQGPSEGASRVGEESGFGTMGMFYETKPEHTDDFVEKFDTVADVLADMDGHFETDLMVNVEDDDDMFIASQWASKEDAMSFFRSDDFADTVDWGRDVLADRPRHVFLA from the coding sequence ATGGTAGACGCGCCGCAGACGGAGGAGGGCTGGTTCGCACTCCACGACTTCCGCACCGTGGACTGGGACGCGTGGCGGGACGCCCCCGAGCGCGACCGCGAGAGCGCGCTGGCGGAGGCCGAGTCGTTCCTCGAACACCGCGAGGCGCTCGCGGACGCGGACGAGGGCGACTCCGCGGTGTTCTCGATCACCGGCCACAAGGCCGACCTCCTGTTCGTGCACTTCCGGGAGAGCCTCGACGAACTCGACCGCATCGAGCGCCAGTTCGAGGGGACGACGTTCGCGGAGTACACCGAGCAGTCCTACTCGTACGTCTCCGTCACGGAGATTTCGGGCTACACGAGCCCCGAGTACTTCGAGGATCCCGACAGCGTCGACGAGGGGCTCCGGAACTACATGGAGGGGAAGCTCACGCCCGAGATCCCCGAGGACACGTACGTCTCCTTCTACCCGATGAGCAAGCGCCGCCAGCCCGAGCAGAACTGGTACGACCTCTCCTTCGAGGAGCGCGCCGAGCTCATGGCGGGCCACGGCGAGGTCGGCAAGCAGTACGCCGGCAAAATCAGTCAGGTCATCGCGTCCTCGGTCGGCCTCGACGACTGGGAGTGGGGCGTGACGCTGTTCGCGGACGACCTCACGGACGTCAAGGACATCGTCTACGAGATGCGCTTCGACCCCGCGTCCTCGAAGTACGGCGAGTTCGGCGACTTCTACGTCGGCCGCCGCTTCCCGCCCGAAGACCTCTCGGCGTACATGGCCGGCGAGGAAGTCCCCGCGCCCGAGGACGCCCACCACGACCACGGCGAGAGCGAGCACTCCCACGGCAGAGGCGGCCACGGTGACGGGCACAGCCACGGAGACAGCGACGGCCACCACGACCACGGCGGCGACGAGGACAGCGAGAGCATCCGCGGCGAACTCGAAGACCTCGACATCTACGCCGGCCAGCCCCACGGCGAGGACGTCTACGCGACCGTCCTCTACTCCGAGGCCGACGTCGACGAGCTGTTCGAGGAAGTCGAGGGGCTCCGCGAGAACTTCGACCACTACGGCACCCACGTCAAGACCGCCGTCTACGACGGCCGCAAGACCGACCGCGCCGCCGTCGTCTCCATCTGGGACACCGCCAGCGCCGCCGACACCGCCGCCGGCTTCCTCTCCGAACTCCCCGACGTCGTCTCCCGCGAGGGCCAGGGGCCCTCGGAAGGCGCGAGCCGCGTCGGCGAGGAGTCCGGCTTCGGCACCATGGGCATGTTCTACGAGACCAAGCCCGAGCACACCGACGACTTCGTCGAGAAGTTCGACACCGTCGCCGACGTCCTCGCGGACATGGACGGCCACTTCGAGACCGACCTCATGGTGAACGTCGAAGACGACGACGACATGTTCATCGCCAGCCAGTGGGCCTCCAAGGAGGACGCCATGAGCTTCTTCCGCAGCGACGACTTCGCCGACACCGTCGACTGGGGCCGCGACGTCCTCGCCGACCGCCCGCGGCACGTCTTCCTAGCCTAA
- a CDS encoding PadR family transcriptional regulator: MRKSGPPKGLVSYLVLELLEEQPRYGYEILKEIEDLSGGHWEPSYGSVYPILYKFEDEGYAERIEVEDEPDRKYFEITDAGREELAEKRSEVGGTADDVTDVILGFYHVFAVLATDERFGVENPEEGEGWRFDEAFSAWIAEQLIRHHEYYFEDFERVPDTPEEFAERMGLDE; encoded by the coding sequence ATGCGTAAGAGCGGTCCGCCGAAGGGACTCGTCTCGTATCTGGTGCTGGAACTGCTCGAAGAGCAACCCCGGTACGGGTACGAGATTCTGAAGGAGATCGAGGACCTGAGCGGCGGACACTGGGAGCCCTCGTACGGCTCGGTGTACCCGATTCTGTACAAGTTCGAGGACGAGGGGTACGCCGAGCGAATCGAGGTCGAGGACGAGCCCGACCGCAAGTACTTCGAGATCACGGACGCTGGCCGCGAGGAGCTCGCGGAGAAGCGCTCGGAGGTCGGCGGCACGGCGGACGACGTGACCGACGTCATCCTGGGGTTCTACCACGTGTTCGCGGTGCTGGCGACCGACGAGCGGTTCGGCGTGGAGAACCCCGAGGAGGGCGAGGGGTGGCGCTTCGACGAGGCGTTCTCGGCGTGGATCGCCGAGCAGCTCATCCGCCACCACGAGTACTACTTCGAGGACTTCGAGCGCGTGCCGGACACGCCAGAGGAGTTCGCCGAGCGGATGGGCCTCGACGAGTAG
- a CDS encoding site-2 protease family protein, with protein sequence MDIWTVLAVALFAYWAAVSWAKARDLLPSFVSATGPVLTLHTKRGKRLLERAAAPKRFWRAWGNFGLGIALVVAAGTLFMLVTSAAQTLANPPAPSAVNQPRNALVIPGVSDFMPLSVAPEIVVGLFVGMVVHEFGHGLLCYVEDIDVDSMGAVLLAVLPIGAFVQPDEESQRRADRGSRARMFAAGVTNNFLVVVLAFALLFGPVAGAVGVASGGLVGDVYDDSAAAAAGVGAGDRVTEVAGAPVANNTEFQRALDDAPGREVTMTLAGGEQVTVDRHLLVTALAADSPLAEFGTGSVLSEVNDTEVYTEAELEAAVEDRTVATFETANGTSVTAPAGAFVTVVPDGPADEDGLPGGEDVIVTRLAGERIATGGDMRDALDAHDPGETVTVEAYVNGTAESYEVTLGEQDDGSSYFGGAIAPGVSGLTASGFGAQLYPAEAFLSLASGNVDGGTGLGLLLGGAASGLVGFLQGIAAALFLPLLSIIDPTLAFNFPGFAGVNENFYVVSGALPESAVFVTANVLLWTGWINLNLAFFNCIPAFPLDGGHLLRTVAEAFTARLPIDDRQAVTRAITTSIGLTMLAALVIMFFGPQLLS encoded by the coding sequence GGCCGCCCCGAAGCGGTTCTGGCGCGCGTGGGGGAACTTCGGGCTCGGCATCGCGCTCGTCGTCGCCGCCGGCACGCTGTTCATGCTCGTGACGTCGGCAGCACAGACGCTCGCGAACCCGCCCGCGCCGTCGGCGGTGAACCAGCCGCGGAACGCGCTCGTCATCCCCGGCGTCAGCGACTTCATGCCGCTGTCGGTCGCCCCCGAGATCGTCGTCGGGCTGTTCGTCGGGATGGTCGTCCACGAGTTCGGCCACGGCCTGCTCTGCTACGTCGAGGACATCGACGTGGACTCGATGGGCGCAGTGCTGCTCGCCGTGCTGCCGATCGGCGCGTTCGTCCAGCCGGACGAGGAGAGCCAGCGCCGCGCGGACCGCGGGTCCCGCGCCCGCATGTTCGCCGCGGGCGTGACGAACAACTTCCTCGTCGTCGTCCTCGCGTTCGCGCTGCTGTTCGGTCCGGTCGCGGGCGCGGTCGGCGTCGCCAGCGGCGGGCTCGTCGGCGACGTCTACGACGACTCCGCGGCCGCCGCCGCCGGCGTCGGCGCGGGCGACCGCGTCACCGAAGTGGCCGGCGCCCCCGTCGCGAACAACACGGAGTTCCAGCGGGCGCTCGACGACGCGCCGGGCCGCGAGGTCACCATGACGCTCGCGGGCGGCGAGCAGGTGACCGTCGACCGCCACCTGCTCGTCACCGCGCTCGCCGCGGACTCTCCCCTGGCGGAGTTCGGCACCGGGAGCGTCCTCTCGGAAGTGAACGACACCGAGGTGTACACCGAAGCGGAGCTCGAAGCCGCCGTCGAGGACCGGACGGTTGCGACGTTCGAAACGGCCAACGGCACGAGTGTCACCGCGCCCGCCGGCGCGTTCGTCACCGTCGTCCCCGACGGCCCCGCCGACGAGGACGGTCTGCCCGGCGGGGAGGACGTCATCGTGACGCGGCTGGCCGGCGAGCGAATCGCCACCGGAGGCGACATGCGTGACGCCCTCGACGCCCACGACCCCGGCGAGACGGTGACCGTCGAAGCGTACGTCAACGGCACCGCGGAGTCCTACGAAGTCACGCTCGGCGAGCAGGACGACGGGTCGAGCTACTTCGGCGGCGCCATCGCCCCCGGCGTCAGCGGCCTCACCGCGTCCGGGTTCGGCGCACAGCTCTACCCCGCGGAGGCGTTCCTCTCGCTGGCCTCCGGGAACGTCGACGGCGGCACCGGGCTCGGTCTGCTGCTCGGCGGCGCCGCAAGCGGCCTCGTCGGGTTCCTGCAGGGCATCGCCGCCGCGCTGTTCCTCCCGCTGTTGAGCATCATCGACCCCACGCTCGCGTTCAACTTCCCCGGGTTCGCCGGCGTCAACGAGAACTTCTACGTCGTCTCCGGGGCCCTACCGGAGAGCGCCGTGTTCGTGACCGCGAACGTCCTGCTGTGGACCGGGTGGATCAACCTCAACCTCGCGTTCTTCAACTGCATCCCCGCGTTCCCGCTGGACGGCGGCCACCTGCTGCGGACGGTCGCGGAGGCGTTCACCGCCCGCCTCCCGATTGACGACCGGCAGGCCGTCACCCGCGCCATCACCACGAGCATCGGGCTCACGATGCTCGCGGCGCTCGTCATCATGTTCTTCGGACCGCAGCTACTGAGCTAG